The following coding sequences lie in one Pseudomonas sp. SL4(2022) genomic window:
- a CDS encoding CHASE domain-containing protein — MDDHLAFPARKIWLPLWATLFVLISLVSLSLWQWQALTQRDNQQRQQRFELEAQDISQRVISRMQGYEMVLRGVSGLMTGSEHVAREEWERAVDQLQLQDRYPGIQGLAWSRYLAADQLEAFIADERAGGREDFRLYPPGQREHYLLIDYISPLDWRNRRVLGFDMLSEAVRRAAVEQAMDTGVATLSAPVILRQETAENVQAGVLLYLPVYQPGKPLSTREERRAAVLGMLHAAFRSHDLMAGILGAQSSRFSIRLRDQQAPDTVLLSGEEQTAGLPASFRHVIELPLYGRNWLLEVSSTDIYDATRINPDGHASLWLGLLVAVLLALLVGGYLYWREREAHSSLLATERLREREERFRLLLERLPVATLLCNAQGRIEMANRSAAELLDCPADSLIGERMKRFLPTVDQLSELVSGEGAAELASEYQARRDLGDDIPVTLSLSVLDDSSGVSYLINLIDLRARKGAEERFRRVVEASPNAIVLVDANGCIAMVNRQAEKLFGYSRDQLLAQPVELLLPEPLRTSHAPMRMAFQSAPVQRQMGRNRELFGQHSDGRLIPLEVGLSPILGGEDALVQAVIIDISERKAAEQRLREQAEQLILANRYKSEFLANMSHELRTPLNSILILSDQLRLNSAGNLTEKQARHADIVHRAGSDLLQLINDVLDLAKVESGRMQLKLEALNMQDILVELDASLRPMAELKGLHLHTQLEAGVPRIVHCDRIRLHQILRNLLSNALKFTEQGAVSLTVSCASGEPPAGHELLDFSVRDTGIGIAADKHEQIFQAFQQIDGSTSRRFGGTGLGLAITRQLVLAMDGEISLQSAPGEGSCFSVRLPVRVVPQVADEPLPDAPQRSGSGPAVLIVEDDVNFAAVLAEEAQARGFTSVHCRSGVQALNLLQSEHFSAVILDILLPDISGWQLFRRLRGQASYRLTPVHIISCVPQPIDWTDDGTRYLVKPIQRADLEQVFAELQHSPLPVQRLLLVEDVEVEREHYREHLQQLGFTVRACARADEARSVYSKEQFSALVIDLDLPDQDGFELLESLDRLSPLLGKRVVINTGVDVTRQALQRLRRFSAVVVHKHGEDMQGLSEAVQGFLGGVCDDPVRQEVVHLDNPLEGRRVLLVDDDVRNVYAMSALLDELGLVIGSAKDGVEAIACYEREPFDLILMDMAMPVMDGYTATRLLKGEHACAIPIIALTAHAMNGDREKCIAAGADDYLAKPVSREALLDMLVRWLAYAPGSGATAGGSTAAFR, encoded by the coding sequence ATGGACGACCACCTCGCGTTTCCTGCCCGGAAAATCTGGCTGCCACTTTGGGCCACCCTGTTTGTGTTGATCAGCCTGGTCAGTTTGTCGCTCTGGCAATGGCAGGCACTGACGCAGCGTGACAATCAGCAGCGCCAACAACGTTTTGAGCTCGAAGCGCAGGACATCAGTCAGCGTGTGATTAGCCGTATGCAGGGCTACGAGATGGTTTTGCGCGGTGTTTCGGGTTTGATGACGGGCAGTGAGCATGTGGCGCGCGAAGAGTGGGAGCGGGCCGTTGATCAGCTGCAACTGCAGGATCGTTATCCCGGCATTCAAGGGCTGGCGTGGTCCCGCTATTTGGCAGCTGATCAGCTTGAGGCCTTTATTGCCGACGAGCGTGCTGGCGGCCGCGAGGATTTCCGCCTGTATCCCCCTGGCCAGCGTGAACATTATCTGCTGATCGACTACATCAGCCCGCTGGATTGGCGCAATCGCCGGGTTTTGGGCTTCGACATGCTCAGTGAGGCGGTGCGCCGGGCGGCTGTTGAACAGGCGATGGACACCGGTGTAGCGACCCTGAGTGCGCCGGTCATTCTGCGTCAGGAAACTGCAGAGAATGTGCAGGCCGGTGTGCTGTTGTACCTGCCGGTGTATCAGCCCGGTAAACCATTGAGCACCCGTGAGGAGCGCCGTGCAGCAGTACTCGGCATGCTCCACGCCGCTTTTCGCAGCCATGATCTGATGGCCGGGATTCTGGGAGCGCAATCCAGTCGATTTTCCATTCGCCTGAGGGATCAGCAGGCCCCTGATACCGTGCTGCTCAGCGGGGAAGAACAAACGGCAGGTTTACCCGCTTCGTTCCGCCATGTGATCGAGCTGCCCCTGTATGGGCGTAACTGGTTACTGGAGGTGAGCAGCACCGACATCTATGACGCTACGCGGATCAATCCGGACGGGCATGCCAGTTTGTGGCTGGGGTTGCTGGTCGCTGTGCTGCTGGCATTGTTGGTGGGCGGCTATCTCTACTGGCGCGAGCGCGAAGCGCATAGCAGCCTGCTGGCCACCGAGCGTTTGCGTGAGCGAGAGGAGCGCTTTCGATTACTGCTGGAACGGCTGCCGGTTGCAACACTGCTGTGCAATGCACAGGGGCGCATCGAGATGGCCAATCGCAGTGCTGCGGAACTGCTGGATTGTCCTGCTGATAGCCTGATCGGCGAACGGATGAAGCGCTTTCTGCCGACGGTTGATCAGCTCAGTGAACTGGTCAGTGGCGAGGGGGCTGCGGAGTTGGCCAGCGAATATCAGGCTCGCCGCGACCTGGGTGATGACATACCGGTGACGTTGAGCCTTAGCGTGTTGGACGACTCCAGCGGCGTCAGCTATCTGATCAACCTGATTGACCTGCGCGCCCGTAAAGGTGCGGAAGAGCGCTTTCGCCGGGTAGTTGAGGCTTCGCCCAATGCGATTGTGCTGGTGGATGCCAACGGTTGCATTGCCATGGTCAATCGCCAGGCAGAAAAGTTGTTCGGCTATTCACGCGACCAGTTGCTTGCCCAGCCAGTGGAACTGCTGTTGCCCGAACCCTTGCGTACCAGTCACGCGCCTATGCGCATGGCATTTCAGAGTGCCCCGGTGCAACGCCAGATGGGCCGTAACCGCGAGCTGTTCGGCCAGCACAGTGATGGTCGGTTGATCCCTCTGGAGGTTGGTCTGTCGCCCATTCTGGGCGGCGAGGATGCTCTGGTACAGGCGGTGATCATCGACATCAGTGAGCGCAAAGCCGCCGAGCAGCGGCTGCGAGAGCAAGCCGAGCAGTTGATTCTGGCCAATCGCTATAAGTCGGAGTTTCTTGCCAACATGTCCCATGAGCTGCGCACGCCGCTCAACAGCATCCTGATTCTCAGTGACCAACTCCGCCTGAATAGTGCCGGCAACCTGACGGAGAAGCAGGCCAGGCATGCGGACATCGTGCACCGTGCGGGCAGTGACCTGTTGCAGCTGATCAATGATGTACTGGATCTGGCCAAGGTCGAATCCGGGCGTATGCAACTCAAGCTCGAAGCGCTGAATATGCAGGATATTCTGGTGGAGCTGGATGCCAGCCTGAGGCCGATGGCTGAGCTCAAGGGCTTGCATCTGCACACGCAGTTGGAAGCCGGCGTTCCTCGCATCGTTCATTGCGACCGTATTCGGTTGCATCAGATTTTGCGCAATCTGCTGTCAAATGCCTTGAAGTTTACCGAGCAGGGGGCGGTCAGCCTGACTGTCAGCTGTGCCAGTGGTGAGCCGCCAGCCGGTCATGAGTTACTCGATTTCAGCGTGCGCGATACGGGTATTGGTATCGCGGCGGATAAACACGAGCAGATCTTTCAGGCCTTTCAACAAATCGATGGTTCTACCAGCAGACGTTTTGGCGGCACGGGGCTTGGGCTGGCGATTACCCGTCAGCTGGTGCTGGCAATGGACGGCGAGATCAGCCTGCAGAGTGCGCCGGGCGAAGGTTCCTGCTTCAGTGTGCGTCTGCCGGTACGCGTCGTGCCTCAGGTGGCGGATGAACCATTGCCGGATGCGCCGCAGCGCAGTGGCAGCGGCCCGGCTGTCCTGATTGTCGAGGACGATGTGAACTTTGCGGCCGTGCTGGCCGAAGAAGCGCAGGCCCGTGGCTTCACCAGCGTGCACTGCCGCAGTGGTGTGCAGGCACTCAATCTGCTGCAGAGCGAGCATTTCAGCGCCGTCATCCTGGATATTCTGCTGCCGGATATCAGTGGCTGGCAGCTGTTCCGGCGGCTGCGTGGGCAGGCCAGCTATCGTCTGACGCCGGTGCATATCATTTCCTGCGTACCGCAACCGATTGACTGGACTGATGACGGCACTCGGTATCTGGTCAAGCCCATTCAACGCGCCGATCTGGAGCAGGTATTTGCTGAGTTGCAGCACAGCCCCCTGCCGGTGCAGCGCCTGCTTCTGGTTGAGGATGTTGAGGTGGAGCGCGAGCATTATCGCGAGCACCTGCAGCAACTGGGGTTCACGGTGCGCGCCTGTGCCCGTGCGGATGAGGCGCGTAGCGTTTACAGCAAAGAGCAGTTCAGTGCGCTGGTGATCGATCTTGATCTACCGGACCAGGATGGCTTCGAGTTGCTTGAAAGTCTGGATCGTCTGAGCCCTCTGCTCGGCAAACGCGTGGTGATCAACACCGGGGTGGACGTCACGCGTCAGGCGCTACAGCGTTTGCGTCGTTTCAGCGCTGTGGTAGTGCATAAGCATGGCGAAGATATGCAGGGTTTGAGCGAGGCTGTGCAGGGCTTTCTGGGCGGTGTGTGTGATGACCCGGTCCGCCAGGAGGTGGTTCATCTGGACAACCCGTTGGAAGGACGGCGCGTGCTGCTGGTTGATGATGATGTGCGCAATGTCTACGCCATGAGTGCTTTGCTCGACGAATTGGGGCTGGTGATCGGCTCTGCCAAGGACGGAGTGGAGGCTATTGCCTGCTATGAGCGCGAGCCCTTTGATCTGATTCTGATGGACATGGCCATGCCCGTGATGGATGGCTACACCGCCACCCGCCTACTGAAAGGCGAGCATGCCTGTGCCATCCCGATCATCGCCCTGACGGCCCACGCAATGAACGGCGATCGGGAAAAGTGCATCGCTGCGGGGGCCGACGATTACCTGGCCAAACCGGTCAGTCGTGAGGCCTTACTCGACATGCTGGTGCGCTGGTTGGCCTATGCGCCGGGGTCGGGTGCAACGGCAGGTGGTTCAACGGCAGCGTTCCGGTAG
- a CDS encoding AraC family transcriptional regulator encodes MKPSPNFFAELVPVAYAAALLDLVEELGVPRAQLFNAARVRPEVLGNPQGRLSFIDFTQLTSSALRLCDEPALGLLLGQRLNVSTHGILGYAVLSSANLGKAIQFALKYYRVLGLTYELEMVELGARVELRASESMPLGPLSRFAAESLLTSLYTIARFLVGERLQDVEVGFAHAAPHYAERYERLFGVPVAFDQLYHRLSMPIGYLDRPMALANPATVQMCEQQCEALLASLDVQDGLLTRVRRLLLARPGDFPDLASAAEALHTSGRSLRRHLSSMGTSYQQVLDEVRKSLALQYLTTTHLPLYEIAYLLGFSDPSNFRRAFKKWTGKLPSDYRAEE; translated from the coding sequence ATGAAGCCATCACCGAATTTCTTTGCCGAACTGGTTCCTGTCGCCTATGCCGCCGCCTTGCTCGATCTGGTCGAAGAGCTTGGCGTACCGCGTGCGCAGTTATTCAATGCAGCCCGCGTGCGGCCTGAGGTGCTGGGCAATCCCCAGGGGCGATTGTCCTTTATCGACTTCACCCAACTCACCAGCAGCGCCCTGCGCCTGTGTGATGAGCCGGCGCTGGGGCTGCTGCTTGGCCAGCGCCTGAATGTCTCCACCCATGGCATCCTCGGCTATGCCGTGCTGTCCAGCGCCAACCTGGGCAAGGCCATCCAGTTTGCCCTCAAGTATTACCGAGTACTGGGGCTGACCTATGAACTGGAAATGGTCGAGTTGGGCGCACGCGTCGAGTTGCGCGCCAGCGAATCGATGCCGCTGGGGCCTTTGAGTCGCTTTGCCGCCGAAAGCTTGCTGACCAGCCTCTACACCATTGCGCGTTTTCTCGTGGGCGAGCGCCTGCAAGACGTTGAAGTCGGTTTTGCCCACGCCGCACCGCACTATGCCGAGCGCTATGAACGTTTGTTCGGCGTGCCAGTGGCGTTTGATCAGCTGTATCACCGCCTGAGCATGCCAATTGGCTACCTGGATCGACCGATGGCCCTGGCCAACCCGGCCACGGTGCAAATGTGCGAACAGCAATGTGAAGCGCTGCTGGCCAGCCTGGATGTACAGGACGGCCTGCTGACCCGCGTGCGCCGCCTGTTGTTGGCGCGCCCCGGCGACTTCCCCGACCTGGCCAGCGCCGCCGAAGCCCTGCACACCAGCGGCCGCAGCCTGCGCCGGCACCTGTCGAGCATGGGCACCAGCTACCAGCAAGTGCTCGATGAAGTGCGCAAGAGCCTGGCCCTGCAATACCTCACCACCACCCACCTGCCGCTCTACGAAATTGCCTACCTGCTGGGCTTTAGCGACCCCTCGAATTTCCGCCGTGCGTTCAAGAAATGGACGGGTAAACTGCCCAGTGATTACCGCGCTGAGGAATAA
- a CDS encoding putative bifunctional diguanylate cyclase/phosphodiesterase: MAQLQMKVAAPTQILLVVDDRPENLEAMEALLDDGDWQLRCVGSGEEALQCLLENDVGLVLLDVQMPQMDGFEVARLMRGNPRTRYTPIIFVSAIAQTQDSVLKGYATGAVDFMLKPFEPSVLRYKIHALLEHERNRSELLQLSQQLDNARAFNASVLDNAAEGIMVVGDDGRIQFANPAMARMLDSSVRDLEGSEMLSYLVAPQVTCEWRMSEFYQQWRRGEAYRLHDANLRTLSGGQVPVALSCSPLPRLQHAMVVMALDMSVVRNLHQQLESQAITDALTGLLNRRGFYQAVDAALARIDRSGQRMAVLYLDLDGFKRINDSLGHDAGDQLLKRVGEQLKTSLRPYDSLARIGGDEFTALLDSLEHPEDAARIAEKLIEQVSVRHTIEGVDVTLGASVGIACFPECGQTVEGLLRAADMAMYEAKRSGRQQYRFFSAEMNGRARSRLMLEESLRNAIENDDFVLVYQPQIYLDSGRLRGFEALLRWQHRVAGTVAPGVFIPLLEETRLINRLGSWIFKAGVEQCRQMSQLHGSELVVSLNVSPVQFSMPQLVDDLRRVLDEHQLAAQQLEVEVTESALMQDLETSREQLRQLRQLGVKIAIDDFGTGYSSLAYLRHFELDTLKIDRLFIANMLDSPRDAAVVSTIIDLGRHLGLEVIAEGVETMAQRDWLAQHHCAIMQGFLVAPGLSAEQARAFPAQLDWHNLPRNEKPAG, encoded by the coding sequence ATGGCACAGCTACAGATGAAGGTTGCGGCACCGACTCAGATTCTGCTGGTGGTTGATGATCGCCCGGAGAACCTTGAAGCCATGGAGGCCTTGCTCGACGATGGCGACTGGCAGTTGCGCTGTGTGGGGTCGGGCGAGGAGGCGTTGCAGTGCCTGCTTGAGAACGATGTCGGGCTGGTACTGCTCGACGTACAGATGCCGCAGATGGACGGTTTTGAAGTGGCGCGCCTGATGCGCGGCAATCCGCGCACCCGCTACACCCCGATCATATTCGTGTCTGCCATTGCCCAGACTCAGGACTCGGTGCTCAAGGGCTATGCCACTGGGGCCGTGGACTTCATGCTCAAACCGTTCGAACCCAGTGTGCTGCGGTACAAGATTCACGCCCTGCTTGAGCACGAGCGCAATCGCAGTGAGCTGCTGCAACTCAGTCAGCAATTGGACAATGCACGTGCGTTCAATGCCTCGGTACTGGATAACGCTGCTGAGGGCATCATGGTGGTGGGGGACGATGGCCGTATCCAGTTCGCCAATCCGGCCATGGCGCGCATGCTCGACAGTTCTGTGCGCGACCTGGAGGGCAGTGAAATGCTTTCTTACCTGGTGGCGCCCCAGGTCACCTGCGAGTGGCGCATGTCCGAGTTCTATCAGCAATGGCGGCGTGGTGAAGCCTATCGTCTACATGATGCCAATTTGCGTACCCTGAGCGGTGGTCAGGTGCCAGTGGCATTGTCCTGTTCGCCCTTGCCGCGCCTGCAACATGCCATGGTGGTCATGGCGCTGGATATGTCGGTGGTGCGCAACCTGCACCAACAGCTGGAGTCGCAGGCCATCACCGATGCGCTGACGGGCCTGCTCAATCGCCGTGGGTTCTATCAAGCGGTGGATGCGGCACTGGCGCGCATCGATCGGAGTGGTCAGCGCATGGCGGTGCTTTATCTCGATCTGGATGGGTTCAAACGCATCAATGACTCTTTGGGGCACGACGCCGGTGATCAGTTGCTCAAGCGCGTGGGGGAGCAGCTCAAGACCAGTCTGCGTCCCTACGACAGTCTGGCGCGGATCGGCGGCGATGAGTTTACCGCGCTGCTCGATAGCCTGGAGCACCCTGAGGATGCTGCCCGCATTGCCGAGAAACTGATTGAGCAGGTTTCAGTGCGGCATACCATAGAAGGCGTGGATGTGACCCTGGGGGCCAGTGTTGGCATTGCCTGCTTCCCTGAGTGTGGACAGACTGTTGAGGGATTGTTGCGTGCGGCGGACATGGCCATGTACGAGGCCAAGCGTTCCGGGCGGCAGCAATACCGCTTCTTTTCAGCGGAGATGAACGGCCGTGCGCGCTCGCGGCTGATGCTCGAAGAAAGCCTGCGCAACGCCATCGAGAATGATGACTTTGTTCTGGTCTACCAGCCGCAGATTTACCTCGATAGCGGTCGCTTGCGTGGTTTCGAGGCGCTGCTGCGCTGGCAGCATCGGGTGGCAGGGACGGTCGCGCCGGGGGTTTTTATTCCGTTGCTGGAAGAAACCCGGTTGATCAACCGCTTGGGCAGTTGGATTTTTAAGGCCGGTGTAGAACAGTGCCGGCAGATGAGTCAGCTGCATGGTTCTGAGCTGGTTGTCAGTCTCAACGTCAGCCCGGTGCAGTTCAGTATGCCGCAGCTGGTCGATGACTTGCGCCGGGTGCTGGATGAGCACCAGTTGGCGGCACAGCAGTTGGAGGTGGAAGTCACCGAGAGTGCGCTGATGCAGGATCTGGAGACCAGTCGCGAACAGCTGCGCCAGCTGCGCCAGCTGGGGGTGAAAATTGCCATCGACGATTTTGGTACCGGCTACTCATCCCTGGCCTATCTGCGCCATTTCGAGTTGGATACGCTGAAGATCGACCGCCTGTTTATTGCCAATATGCTCGACTCACCGCGCGATGCGGCGGTGGTCAGTACCATTATTGATTTGGGCCGC
- a CDS encoding MBL fold metallo-hydrolase, whose amino-acid sequence MSSAATPTLIRETFPVGPLQCNCTIIGDPVTKKAIVVDPGGNPDLIMARLEAHGLKVVSIIHTHAHLDHFLASGQMKEKTGATLHLHKEDQFLWDNLEMQCRMFGVPYTPVPAPDQWLSDDEALACGCGVALHTPGHTPGSMSFWFADAKLLIAGDTLFKRGIGRTDLWGGDYSTIERSIKQRLYCLDEDATVVTGHGPDTRLGDEMRENPFVRA is encoded by the coding sequence ATGAGTTCTGCCGCAACCCCGACCCTGATCCGCGAAACCTTTCCTGTCGGGCCGTTGCAGTGCAACTGCACGATCATCGGTGACCCTGTGACCAAGAAGGCGATTGTGGTCGATCCAGGTGGCAATCCTGATCTGATCATGGCGCGTCTGGAGGCGCACGGGTTGAAGGTGGTGAGCATCATCCATACCCACGCGCATCTGGATCACTTTCTCGCCTCGGGGCAGATGAAGGAGAAGACCGGCGCGACGCTGCATTTGCATAAAGAGGATCAGTTCCTCTGGGACAACCTGGAGATGCAGTGCCGCATGTTCGGTGTGCCTTACACGCCGGTGCCCGCCCCGGATCAGTGGCTCAGTGATGACGAAGCGTTGGCCTGCGGCTGTGGTGTGGCATTGCACACGCCTGGGCATACGCCGGGGTCGATGAGTTTCTGGTTTGCCGATGCCAAGCTGCTGATTGCCGGCGACACCCTGTTCAAGCGCGGCATTGGTCGGACGGATTTGTGGGGCGGGGATTATTCGACCATCGAACGTTCGATCAAGCAGCGCTTGTATTGCCTGGATGAGGATGCCACGGTGGTCACCGGCCACGGTCCGGATACTCGGCTGGGCGATGAAATGCGTGAAAATCCGTTTGTTCGCGCATGA
- a CDS encoding OmpA family protein, which translates to MKLWRNLPVALLGLSVLAGCTTNPYTGEREAGKAGIYGGIGAVTGAVIGATTSSKKDRGKGALIGAAVGGAAGGGYGYYVDTQEAKLRQTLQGTGVQVQRNGDDLKLIMPGNITFASNSADISSSFYPTLNSLVTVFKEFNKNGVNIVGHTDSTGSFELNQNLSNRRAQSVASYLSANGVAGSRLSAYGAGPSQPIASNANEAGRAQNRRVEINLRPL; encoded by the coding sequence ATGAAGCTGTGGCGAAATCTGCCGGTTGCATTACTCGGTCTGAGTGTATTGGCCGGCTGTACCACCAACCCCTATACCGGTGAGCGTGAGGCGGGCAAGGCGGGCATCTACGGCGGAATTGGTGCGGTGACTGGCGCGGTGATTGGTGCGACCACCTCAAGCAAGAAGGATCGTGGCAAAGGTGCCCTGATCGGCGCGGCCGTCGGTGGTGCAGCCGGTGGTGGTTATGGCTATTACGTTGATACTCAGGAAGCCAAGTTGCGCCAGACCCTGCAGGGCACGGGTGTACAGGTGCAGCGCAATGGGGATGACCTGAAGCTGATCATGCCGGGCAATATCACCTTCGCCAGTAACTCGGCGGATATTTCCAGCAGCTTCTATCCGACGCTTAACTCGCTGGTCACGGTATTCAAGGAGTTCAACAAGAACGGCGTGAACATCGTTGGCCATACGGACAGCACCGGCTCGTTCGAGTTGAATCAGAACCTGTCCAACCGGCGTGCACAGAGTGTTGCCTCTTATCTGAGTGCCAATGGTGTTGCCGGTTCGCGCTTGTCGGCCTACGGCGCGGGTCCGAGTCAGCCAATTGCCAGCAATGCCAATGAAGCTGGCCGCGCGCAGAACCGCCGCGTCGAGATCAACCTGCGTCCGCTATAA